The nucleotide sequence GAAGACGTTTTTTATTTCACCATAGAAGAACGCTATTATTACGCTGAACTAGCCAAAGGCCGCTATCTGGTTGCCAAAACGCTTAACGATCTGGAGGCCGAGCTTGATCCAAGCCGGTTCTTCCGCATCAAGCGTGATTATATCGTTAACCGAACTGCCGTTCTGAACTATGCTTACTGGGAAAACGGTAAATACATAGTCAGGCTAAACACACCTGATCGGTACGAAATCGTTGTACCCCGCGCCCGAATGCAAATTTTTCGGGAGTGGCTACAGGGAAGCCAGCAACCGCTCCTCGACGAAGCGGGCACTGGTCCTTTTATGCTTACCGCCTAGAGATAGCTTTTTACCTCAATGCCATACCGGGGCAATTGGCGGCAACTGCTCAAATCCAGTTTCTTCGCTATGTGCGCTTTATGGTTTACGGCCGTACGATAGCTAATGCCTAACTCATCCGCTATTTCATTGGCTGTATGTCCGTTTGCAATCATACGTAGTACCTGCCGTTCACGGTCAGTAAGCCGGCTCAGTTCATCCCGCCTTGCCTCCGACAAAACTTCTACGCCATAATTTTTCAACAGGTTCATAAATCCGCTACTATAGTAACATCCCCCGCTGCTTACAGTCTGGAAACAGCGGTACAACTCTTCCAGTCCATCACTGGCATACAGAAAGCCAAAGAAACCCATCTGCATAGCGCGAGCAACCATCCGAAGATCGGGTTTGCTGGTATATAGGATGAATTTAGTCTGCATGTTTGACTGCTGCATCTGCTCGACGATGTCAAAGCTGCGCCTTCCGGAGATTTCAGATTCGAGAATAACGCACTGCGGACGCTTCACCCGAATTTGCTGAAGTGTGTCGTCCATTTCAACAGCACGGCCCACTACGTTGTACCCCTGCTCCTTGAGAAGTTGACTTAACACCTCACAAGTGAATAGTTCTGACTGCGCAACGAGAATCGAAAAATCCCGGCGACGTAAAGAGAAATTTTTGGTGGCCTCCTGGCCTGTAGATAATTGATTCATGTCTGTGAGTTCGTATCGGGTGGATGAATCTAACACCATATTTCTAAGTCTAGCAAATATCGTTCCCTGAAATCACCATTTCCCCGGACGAAATCACCCATAATCAACCCTCGTTTTGGGTGATTTCGTCCGGGGAAATGGTGATTTCACGCAAAACGGCTTGTTTTAAGGTATAAACACACTCTACTTTTGATCAACAGCCGATTATATATCTGTCAAGAAAAGTAGCGTATGATAAGCCAGGAAGAATCAGCGTCGTCGGCATACGAAGCATCGACGACTGAAGTACAGAATGTAATTATGGAATGGGTCGAAGCAACTGAGCAGTTTCATAACCGCTACGCCAAGCTGACCGAAGTAATCAACGCCTTACAGGTTGTTGCCCGTCGGCAACCGACTGCCAATCGTTCCCGTTTACGTCATCTGACGATGCTGCGTCAGCACATGAGCGATGTTCTAATGACGCTTTTACTGGATATGAGCGGTCAAAAATCAAGCCGTACAACCCAACCCTCCAAATCGGGTCAGCTCCACTCGCACGCACGCCTGCTGGCAGAACTGAACCGTAAAATCGATGCCGAACTGACAAGCGTCAGAACGGTGGCTCAGGCATAGTGTTCATCCCTCCCTCTTGATAAAGGTGAAGCTCCCCGATTCGTTGGGGAGCTTTTTATTGGTAATCAATAGTAACTTTTTACTATTTTAAGTCCTTCGGAGAGTAATACAAAAACTTGCCCATTTAGGTCTAAGGGTAACTTAAAGTAAGTGCTGATAACTTTAGTGGCCGTCAATTCCAGAGTTGATTTATCCCGAAATAACCGTTCCCAGCAAACGCGAAATCTCTATATCGATTCGCTTAAAGTGCATAAATTCAGTTAGAATCTGATCGGCTTCTTCCGGTGCTTTCATGCTTGCCTCCCTGAGTTGCTGCTGCAGACTACTCATTCGCTGTTCGGCCAGCATTTTCTTGATCCGCAGTATATTTCGGTAGGCCGCATCGGCCAGGATTCCGATTTCCTCTTCAGAAGGTACGTGAATTTCGTGTTTGAGCCAGCCATCGCTGATCTCGTAGCGCGGTGTTGTCAGGTGAATGGCTTCCTGCTGCATATCGACCTCATCAGCTGACTGTCGATTAAGAAAGTCATCAGCGGTCAGAATTTCGCCCCGACTATAGGCTTCCCTAAAAAGCGATAGAATCAACTTAAATGTGGGCGTCTGAAAGTCGATTTCGTGCAACTCACTGAGCACATATTGACACAGCGTAATGCCCGGTTCCAGCTCCCGTACGCCATAATTAATTAAGAGTCGAACGCACTCCTCTTCCTGGTACGATAAGGGCGTACGGGCGACTTTTGATCGGTCAGGTGAGGGGTTAGATGGCTGCGGTATGGCACCCTCAGTGAACTCTGCTGGTGCAGTATCGATTTCCAGTGCGTTCAGTAAACCATTAATCTCATCAAAAGAGGGCTCGTCAGGAGTGGCGACGGGTGGTTGCTGACGCATTTCCCGTTCTTTCTGACGGTCGGTTTCTTTGCGGCTACGGTCCTGTTGCTGACGCAGTTGCCGGTTAATTTCGGAAATAACCGACTGCTCGCTGACATGGAAAACCTGGGCTACGCGCTGCGAGAGCGTCTGCCGTTTGAGAGGATCGGGAATTTTGGTAATGCTGGTGCAAACGTCGGAAATGCCCTCGGCCCGTTTAAGAGGGTTATCCCCAGCTTCGCTTAGCCACCGATTAGCTTTAAAATCAATAAAATCCTGCGAATGCTGTTGTATATACGCCTTAAATGCTTCGGCTCCAACTTTATGGACGTAACTATCTGGGTCTTCGCCATCAGGCAGCAATAATAGCCTCAAATTAAGCCCTTCTTCCAGCACCATATCCAGACCGCGCAGGGCCGCTTTAATCCCGGCCGCATCGCCGTCATAAAGTATTGTAACGTTTGGCGTAAAGCGGGCGATGAGCCGGATTTGCTCGGTCGTCAGCGAAGTCCCTGATGAAGCGACCACGTTTTTAATCCCCGCCTGATGTAAGGAGATTACATCAGTATAGCCTTCTGTAAGATAACAGACGTCTTCCTGACGGATGGTTTGTTTTGCCTGGAAGATGCCGTAAAGTACCTGGCTCTTATGATAAACTGGCGTTTCGGGCGAGTTTAAGTACTTGGGCTGGTTCTTATCGGTTTTCAGGATTCGGGCGCCAAACGCAATAACCCGGCCTGAAACGTTATGAATTGGAAACATTACCCGGCCCCGGAAACGGTCGAATACTTTCCCACCCTCTTTGCTCAGTATCAGCCCGGCTTTTTCGAGGACATCACGGCTATAGCCCCGGCGTAGGGCTGCCTGCATCAGCGCATCCCACTGGTCGAAACTGTAGCCTAGTTCAAACGCATCGATGGTCGGATTGGTAAATCCCCGCTCGCGGAAATAGCTCAAACCAATACTTTTGCCTTCATCACTCGTCTGCAGCGTTTCCTGAAAAAACGTTTTGGCAAAATTCAGAACGATCAGCAAACTCTCGCGCTCGTTCTGCCGAAGCAGATCTTCGGGCGTCTGTTCCTGCTCCTCGATCTCAATGCCATATTTCTTGGCCAGATACCGCAGAGCCTCACCGTAACCGATATTTTCGATGTCCATGACAAACCGGACGGCATCACCTGCTTTGCCGCAGCCAAAACACTTATAGATCTGGCGCGTCGGATTAACGTTAAATGACGGGGTCTTCTCGTTGTGGAACGGGCAGCAGGCTATGTAATTACTGCCGCGCTTTTTGAGCGACACAAAATCATTGATTACCTCCAGAATATCGGCAGACTGACGAATACGGTCAACTGTTTCTTCAGGGATACGCATGAACCGGGAATGGATTAAAATCTTAATCAAATGTACGTCGAAGGGCTGACCTTTCGGAAAAATATCCGTCTAATTACAACCCACGACCCGTTTTCTCTGTCTGTACCTGTGTTTGCATTCATTCGATGAAAGCCGGCTTAGTTTAATGATTCTGCCCAGCACCTTGTACTCCACTTAAACTTGTATGAAACCTTATCTATCCCCTCCCCACAAAGCCTTCCTGTCAGATAATCGAAGGTGGCCATGGCTCTTTGTAGTCTTTCTTGGTATCGTTTTACAGTCCTGCCAGCCAACTGACCCCACTACCCCGGCACCGATAGGAAAAACGGCGGATCAATACACCGCCGAAGTGGCTTCCAGATGGGCCACCCTGCAATTGAAACTGACCCAGTTAACGCCTGGCTTTAGCCCTCCGGTAGCCTCGCGTGCTTATGGTTACGCCGGTCTGGCTATGTACGAAGCCGTTGTTCCCGGCATTCCAAACCGCCGGTCGCTGGCTGGCCAGCTTCAGGGTTTAACGGCTTTGCCGGTACCCGAATCGGGTAAGGCCTATAACTGGGCCCTGAGCGCCAATACGGCTCAGGCGGTCATCCTGAAGCGTCTGTATGGCAACGCATCTGACCTGAGTAAAGCTCAGATCGATTCGCTGGAAAAAGCGTTACAGGCACAATTTAAAGATACTGACCAGGCCGTTAACGACCGGTCGGCCGCATTTGGCAGGCAGATTGCAGAAGCTTTGTTTGCCTGGTCGAAAACGGACGGGGGCCATGAAAGTTATGGCCGTAATTTCCCGGCCGATTACGTGGTTCCGGTTGGGCCAGACCTTTGGAAGCCCACGGAAAACGGCCAGAAAATCCCGATGCAGCCCTACTGGGGTAGCAATCGGACGTTCATCAGGGCGAACAATGAGTTGCCAATGCCTAAACCCTTGGGCTATTCAACGGATGCTAAATCGGCAACCTTTGCGCAGTATATGGACGTATATACTAAGTCGAAAACCCTGACCCAAACCGAGAAAGAAATTGCGGTTTGGTGGGCCGACAATCCGGCCGAGTCATTCACTCCTCCCGGACACTCGTATAATATCGCCAACATCGCCGTTAAAACCGCAAAAGCGAACCTCGCCACAGCTGCTGAAGCCTTCGCCCGAACAGGGCTGTCCGTGGCTGACGCATTTATCCTCTGCTGGCGGTGCAAATACACTTACAACAATATGCGCCCATACACGTATGTCCGGGTAGCGATTGACCCAACCTGGGTACCCTTCTGGCCCGCCCCACCGTTTCCGGGGTATCCGTCAGGTCATGCCACGCAGTCATCGTCAGCGGCAACGGTACTCACTGCCATATTCGGCGAGGGTTTTACGTTCGTTGACGATTCACACGTTGGCCGTTTAAGAGACCCCCTGCGCAACGTAGAGTTCAGACCCCGCCAGTTTAAGTCATTCGCCGAGGCAGCGCAGGAATCCGCCGATTCGCGCTTCTACGGGAATATTCATACGCGCCAGGACAATGAAACTGGTCTGGTTGAAGGGAAAAAGATTGGCGCTAACGTAAATGCGTTGTCCTGGGTGAAATAAACGGCTATCGCATGTTCTCCAGCAGTTCGTTCCGGGTTGGCCGGTCGGCTGTCAAATCGTACGTAATACCTTCCCGGTCAAGGTAATCAACAAAAGCGGTATAGCTGCCTTTCTCGACCGAGAAAACATACCAGCTTTCGTAGGGTTCGTTAAACAGTTCAACTTCAGTCAGCGAAGACCGCTTTTGCAACGACCGATACTGAGCTGTTTCGAGGACGTTCTGTTTGATGAGAAAATACCACATGCAGAGTTTTATGAATTGACCAGAGTTTGTTTACGTGAATAAATACAAACCCCCGCACAACGTTTGCTGTACGGGGGTTTAATGAATCAGAACGAACCAGCCGCTTATTTGTTAACGGCCAGGATGTAATCGGCCAGTACCATTCCGGCTTCATTCAGGTACGTATCTTTTTTCTTTTTAGCCGTGGCTGGTACCGGAGCACCTGTTTCATCAACCGGTGCTGACATCTGCGATACTTTATTGGCCGCAGCCCGTTTACGCTCAGCCTCTTCGCGTTCTTTCCGACGTTTGGATTCCTGCAGCGAAACAACCGTGTTTTCCTTGGCTTTTTTGAAATCAGCCAGGTCCTGCGCCAGTTGCTTCAGTTCCGGATCTGACTTGAGCCGCTGCTCGAAACGTTCACGCAAACGAGTCAACACCTTGTCGTTGATGCCATGCGACAACTCATAGCGGGTCGAGTTAATCTGATCCCAGGGAAGAGCGCTTGGCTGCGAACTTTCGCCATATTCCTCAGCGGAGAACGCCGACGGCAATTCGATATCCGGCGTTACGCCCTTGTGCTGCGTGCTGCTACCATTGATGCGATAGAATTTCTGAATCGTCATCTTCACCTGCCCCACCTTCTCGGGTTCTTTCGGCAACCATTGGTTCAAATCAATCAGCGTCTGCACGGTACCTTTACCAAAGGTCTGTCCACCCACGATAATTCCCCGCTTATAATCCTGAATCGCAGCCGCGAAGATCTCCGAAGCTGAAGCGCTGAACCGGTTCACCAGAACCGCCATTGGGCCATCATACGTAACGGATGGATCGGGGTCCGTGTAAACCTCGGTTTCACCCGACGACTCACGCACCTGCACTACCGGTCCTTTCGGGATGAACAGGCCCGTCAGGTTAATAGCCTCCGTGAGCGAACCGCCCCCATTGTCACGCAGGTCGATAACGATACCGTCTACTTTCTCGGCTTTCAGTTCTTCAATAAACTTCTTAACGTCGCTGGTCGTGCTGCTGAAGCCTTCTTCCCGCTTGCGGGCACCTTCAAAATCGCGGTAGAACATAGGAATGTTCACGACGCCTATCTTGAATGAACGGCCGTTGTCAGATACTTCAATAATTTCTTTCTTGGCACGCTGTTCTTCCAGCTTGATTTTCTCCCGGACCAGGCGGATTTCCTTCGGGGGTGCGCCCGCCAGCGCGCCTGGCGAGATAATCTGCAGACGCACTACGGTTCCCTTGGGCCCTTTGATAAGCTTCACAACTTCATCTACCTGCCAGTTCATTGTGTTCACCATCGGGCCGTTATCGCCCTGTGCTACCCCGGCAATTTTATCGTCCTTGTTCAGCAGTTTACTCTTAAACGCCGGACCACCGGGAACCAGATCGGTTATACGGATATAATCGTTGTCTTCGCGCAACATAGCCCCGATTCCTTCCAGCGACTGACTCATATCCTGGTTGAACCGATCCGCATTAATTGGCGACAGATAATTCGTGTGCGGATCGAGTGCTTCGGCAAACGAGTTCATGTAGAACTGAAAGACATCGGCACTCTTAATCCGGTTATATGCCTTATCGAGGTTGTTATACCGCTGCGTCATCAGAGCCACAACTGCGCTATCGCTTCGGCTGCCAAGCTTTAGTTCGAGCGCCTGATTTTTCAGAATTTTACGCCACAGATCATTCTGCTCTTCAATGGTTTTAGGCCAGGCAGCTTTTTCGCGGTCAGTATTGAACGTTTCGTCGGCCGTAAACGAAAATGGCTTCTTGATCTGCTCTTTAATAAATGCGCTCCGCTCCTGATAACGCTTCCGGAACACATTATAAAGATCATAGGCCGCCGTCAGATCGCCGTTGATCAGCGCGTCGTCAATCTGATAGCGGTATTTTTCAAAAGCAGCTACGTCCGATGCCAGCAAAAACGTTTTGCTATTGTCCAGTTCTTTCAGATAGTTGTCCCAGACTACCGACGACAGCGAATCATTCAGCCGCACCTTGCGGTAATGATAGGTCGTTAACAGCTTGGCCACCAGCGTTTCCACTTTTTCCTGCGAGATAGACGGCTTTAACTCGTCGGTCGGCGACGACGTGGGTAAAGCCTGCAGGGGCGCACCGCCCGAGGGAGAATCCGGCTGAAAACTTAGCATCAGCACGGGCACAAGGGTTACCAGATACTTCTTCATCTATATTACCCAGGTTTACAGCGAACGAGTGAAATAGCGAACGAGT is from Spirosoma taeanense and encodes:
- a CDS encoding carboxy terminal-processing peptidase, producing MKKYLVTLVPVLMLSFQPDSPSGGAPLQALPTSSPTDELKPSISQEKVETLVAKLLTTYHYRKVRLNDSLSSVVWDNYLKELDNSKTFLLASDVAAFEKYRYQIDDALINGDLTAAYDLYNVFRKRYQERSAFIKEQIKKPFSFTADETFNTDREKAAWPKTIEEQNDLWRKILKNQALELKLGSRSDSAVVALMTQRYNNLDKAYNRIKSADVFQFYMNSFAEALDPHTNYLSPINADRFNQDMSQSLEGIGAMLREDNDYIRITDLVPGGPAFKSKLLNKDDKIAGVAQGDNGPMVNTMNWQVDEVVKLIKGPKGTVVRLQIISPGALAGAPPKEIRLVREKIKLEEQRAKKEIIEVSDNGRSFKIGVVNIPMFYRDFEGARKREEGFSSTTSDVKKFIEELKAEKVDGIVIDLRDNGGGSLTEAINLTGLFIPKGPVVQVRESSGETEVYTDPDPSVTYDGPMAVLVNRFSASASEIFAAAIQDYKRGIIVGGQTFGKGTVQTLIDLNQWLPKEPEKVGQVKMTIQKFYRINGSSTQHKGVTPDIELPSAFSAEEYGESSQPSALPWDQINSTRYELSHGINDKVLTRLRERFEQRLKSDPELKQLAQDLADFKKAKENTVVSLQESKRRKEREEAERKRAAANKVSQMSAPVDETGAPVPATAKKKKDTYLNEAGMVLADYILAVNK
- a CDS encoding vanadium-dependent haloperoxidase, with the translated sequence MKPYLSPPHKAFLSDNRRWPWLFVVFLGIVLQSCQPTDPTTPAPIGKTADQYTAEVASRWATLQLKLTQLTPGFSPPVASRAYGYAGLAMYEAVVPGIPNRRSLAGQLQGLTALPVPESGKAYNWALSANTAQAVILKRLYGNASDLSKAQIDSLEKALQAQFKDTDQAVNDRSAAFGRQIAEALFAWSKTDGGHESYGRNFPADYVVPVGPDLWKPTENGQKIPMQPYWGSNRTFIRANNELPMPKPLGYSTDAKSATFAQYMDVYTKSKTLTQTEKEIAVWWADNPAESFTPPGHSYNIANIAVKTAKANLATAAEAFARTGLSVADAFILCWRCKYTYNNMRPYTYVRVAIDPTWVPFWPAPPFPGYPSGHATQSSSAATVLTAIFGEGFTFVDDSHVGRLRDPLRNVEFRPRQFKSFAEAAQESADSRFYGNIHTRQDNETGLVEGKKIGANVNALSWVK
- the dnaG gene encoding DNA primase, producing MRIPEETVDRIRQSADILEVINDFVSLKKRGSNYIACCPFHNEKTPSFNVNPTRQIYKCFGCGKAGDAVRFVMDIENIGYGEALRYLAKKYGIEIEEQEQTPEDLLRQNERESLLIVLNFAKTFFQETLQTSDEGKSIGLSYFRERGFTNPTIDAFELGYSFDQWDALMQAALRRGYSRDVLEKAGLILSKEGGKVFDRFRGRVMFPIHNVSGRVIAFGARILKTDKNQPKYLNSPETPVYHKSQVLYGIFQAKQTIRQEDVCYLTEGYTDVISLHQAGIKNVVASSGTSLTTEQIRLIARFTPNVTILYDGDAAGIKAALRGLDMVLEEGLNLRLLLLPDGEDPDSYVHKVGAEAFKAYIQQHSQDFIDFKANRWLSEAGDNPLKRAEGISDVCTSITKIPDPLKRQTLSQRVAQVFHVSEQSVISEINRQLRQQQDRSRKETDRQKEREMRQQPPVATPDEPSFDEINGLLNALEIDTAPAEFTEGAIPQPSNPSPDRSKVARTPLSYQEEECVRLLINYGVRELEPGITLCQYVLSELHEIDFQTPTFKLILSLFREAYSRGEILTADDFLNRQSADEVDMQQEAIHLTTPRYEISDGWLKHEIHVPSEEEIGILADAAYRNILRIKKMLAEQRMSSLQQQLREASMKAPEEADQILTEFMHFKRIDIEISRLLGTVISG
- a CDS encoding LuxR C-terminal-related transcriptional regulator, translated to MNQLSTGQEATKNFSLRRRDFSILVAQSELFTCEVLSQLLKEQGYNVVGRAVEMDDTLQQIRVKRPQCVILESEISGRRSFDIVEQMQQSNMQTKFILYTSKPDLRMVARAMQMGFFGFLYASDGLEELYRCFQTVSSGGCYYSSGFMNLLKNYGVEVLSEARRDELSRLTDRERQVLRMIANGHTANEIADELGISYRTAVNHKAHIAKKLDLSSCRQLPRYGIEVKSYL